The proteins below are encoded in one region of Raphanus sativus cultivar WK10039 unplaced genomic scaffold, ASM80110v3 Scaffold0110, whole genome shotgun sequence:
- the LOC130494436 gene encoding uncharacterized protein LOC130494436 isoform X1, producing the protein MCNRARRRLHGVETKSYLREIIKERDERDGASVSRSLYMPGKNKVIVRAVSFDNKQHVSNEVSGGDEITLVSSAKDWLSENYGQGDGANYAEEEAAKEDEVLQETFVAWRELYEAELAIELTKLMPESALTAPKEKKLTGRQWFESGKASRTMVAANQESEEEDDEDTDFTLSSIQSPLLIDSRF; encoded by the exons ATGTGTAACCGAGCTCGCCGGAGACTTCATGGAGTTGAAACCAAATCTTATCTTAGAGAGATaatcaaagagagagatgag AGAGATGGTGCATCAGTTTCAAGATCATTGTACATGCCTGGGAAAAACAAAGTCATTGTACGAGCTGTCTCTTTTGACAACAAACAACATGTTTCCAATGAAGTAAGTGGTGGTG ATGAAATCACTTTGGTGTCATCAGCAAAGGACTGGTTGTCTGAAAACTATGGGCAAGGTGATGGGGCTAACTATGCAGAGGAAGAAGCCGCCAAAGAGGATGAGGTATTGCAGGAGACATTTGTGGCTTGGAGAGAGTTATATGAGGCAGAGCTTGCAATTGAGCTAACCAA GCTGATGCCGGAATCTGCTCTTACAGcacccaaggagaagaagctTACAGGAAGACAGTGGTTTGAGAGTGGCAAAGCG AGCAGAACAATGGTCGCTGCTAATCAAGAAtctgaggaggaagatgatgaagacaCTGACTTTACATTGAGCAGCATTCAATCTCCATTACTCATAGATTCACGTTTTTAA
- the LOC130494436 gene encoding uncharacterized protein LOC130494436 isoform X2: protein MPGKNKVIVRAVSFDNKQHVSNEVSGGDEITLVSSAKDWLSENYGQGDGANYAEEEAAKEDEVLQETFVAWRELYEAELAIELTKLMPESALTAPKEKKLTGRQWFESGKASRTMVAANQESEEEDDEDTDFTLSSIQSPLLIDSRF from the exons ATGCCTGGGAAAAACAAAGTCATTGTACGAGCTGTCTCTTTTGACAACAAACAACATGTTTCCAATGAAGTAAGTGGTGGTG ATGAAATCACTTTGGTGTCATCAGCAAAGGACTGGTTGTCTGAAAACTATGGGCAAGGTGATGGGGCTAACTATGCAGAGGAAGAAGCCGCCAAAGAGGATGAGGTATTGCAGGAGACATTTGTGGCTTGGAGAGAGTTATATGAGGCAGAGCTTGCAATTGAGCTAACCAA GCTGATGCCGGAATCTGCTCTTACAGcacccaaggagaagaagctTACAGGAAGACAGTGGTTTGAGAGTGGCAAAGCG AGCAGAACAATGGTCGCTGCTAATCAAGAAtctgaggaggaagatgatgaagacaCTGACTTTACATTGAGCAGCATTCAATCTCCATTACTCATAGATTCACGTTTTTAA